From a region of the Haematobia irritans isolate KBUSLIRL chromosome 4, ASM5000362v1, whole genome shotgun sequence genome:
- the LOC142236367 gene encoding uncharacterized protein LOC142236367: protein MCSEIQTSTEQIASTHNDTQIMAHAENGHLFTYALYLHREELRKRFNSPMGISRTKLLLTQELISKTKKNISKCSASDLQILSRETIFKKNLRREIARQRHRQYLQMMRLKHQQKENAMRTTNTNHNDCQQHRHEELHQRHPTMYQQFEHTSSNRRSYID, encoded by the coding sequence ttgcatccactCATAATGATACACAGATTATGGCACATGCAGAAAATGGTCATCTCTTCACCTATGCCTTGTATTTACATCGTGAAGAATTGCGCAAGCGTTTTAACTCACCCATGGGAATATCTCGTACGAAATTATTGTTAACTCAGGAACTTATATCGAAGACCAAGAAGAATATAAGCAAATGTTCAGCTAGTGATCTTCAGATTCTTAGCCGAGAGACGATATTCAAAAAGAATCTGCGTCGCGAAATTGCTCGTCAAAGACATCGCCAGTATTTGCAAATGATGCGTCTGAAACATCAGCAAAAAGAAAATGCCATGAGGACGACGAATACAAATCATAACGATTGTCAGCAACATCGGCATGAGGAACTGCATCAAAGACATCCCACTATGTATCAACAATTCGAACATACATCATCCAATAGACGATCATATATTGATTGA